The Sulfurihydrogenibium sp. YO3AOP1 genome has a window encoding:
- a CDS encoding MBL fold metallo-hydrolase yields MWLHFAGKNILIDPGPGSLIRIFERGLEPKDLNAIVLSHRHLDHVADIASVVESATDSNKNKLDLLLAPIDAVDGDDPVVLKYTKKGFKKIEITELGKIIEYENIKIKPSIKHIHQGADTYSLQFEYNNKVFIYVACGRFYEDMLYAYPENPDVMVFNTTFVKSNLNYYHLSAEDVERIIKKVKPKLTILTHFSIQMLKHTPSKVAKEMSDRTGLKVIAAYDGLKVDF; encoded by the coding sequence ATGTGGCTTCATTTTGCTGGTAAAAACATCCTGATAGACCCAGGACCTGGAAGCTTAATTAGAATTTTTGAGAGAGGATTAGAACCAAAAGATTTAAACGCAATAGTTTTATCCCATAGACATTTAGACCATGTAGCAGATATAGCATCTGTCGTAGAGTCTGCCACAGATAGCAATAAAAATAAGTTAGATTTATTACTTGCTCCAATAGATGCAGTAGATGGAGATGACCCGGTTGTTTTAAAATACACTAAAAAAGGCTTTAAAAAAATTGAGATTACAGAGCTTGGAAAAATCATTGAATACGAAAATATAAAAATAAAACCCTCAATCAAGCACATACACCAAGGCGCAGATACCTATAGCTTACAGTTTGAATATAACAACAAAGTTTTTATATATGTAGCTTGTGGAAGATTTTATGAAGATATGTTATATGCCTACCCAGAAAATCCCGATGTTATGGTTTTTAACACTACATTTGTAAAGTCTAATTTAAATTATTATCATCTTTCTGCCGAAGATGTAGAAAGGATAATCAAAAAAGTAAAGCCTAAGCTAACTATTTTGACACATTTCAGTATACAGATGTTAAAGCATACACCTTCTAAGGTTGCAAAAGAAATGTCAGACAGAACAGGCTTAAAAGTAATAGCTGCTTATGATGGCTTAAAAGTAGATTTTTAG